From one Pseudobdellovibrionaceae bacterium genomic stretch:
- a CDS encoding AgmX/PglI C-terminal domain-containing protein → MRRVELDLEHRYKNRFVGRHRLKGGDVTVLGSSRDADIRLLGDDVGGVHAVIEQEGENWKIADMGSHHGTWIRKKPVVEQQFKGTTIVRIGGHTLKIIPRELDHGLFAENHLTDKPLQEGDQFHQVVVRRRGYVLESHLLPPGEDYTCRHGEKSHLLKRPEAYTWTTTELGDVVVQQRLVSTKVVNNSNIEKARDLWDPSLRTPLMVAAAFLILLVALISLAPEKPSEEMVALKPDQNKYTRMIFDAKAVKKKRAQATKLTKTIVGQSKSIGSQAAKVPVAPTQKSAKNQAKSGQRVVTKIKAAGLSRLIGKISKRAAKTSHLIQATGRTPDSAPTGPATSVPSTKAMKAGVGGSGKAFKVTGVATAGKGGGKSDYRGAGGLSIGNVGNASVGLLEEESEVEGGLDKEVIANIIRSQLGQIRYCYERQLSASPELYGKVQVKFTIGAGGTVTAQKIGSTTLSNAMVEGCILRRVSAWQFPRPKGGTTVMVTYPFLFKATN, encoded by the coding sequence ATGCGTAGGGTTGAATTGGATTTGGAACATCGTTATAAAAATCGCTTTGTTGGCCGGCATCGGCTGAAGGGCGGTGACGTAACGGTTTTAGGGTCATCCCGTGATGCCGACATTCGTCTATTGGGTGATGATGTTGGTGGAGTACATGCCGTGATAGAGCAAGAAGGAGAAAATTGGAAGATCGCCGACATGGGAAGTCACCATGGGACCTGGATTAGGAAAAAGCCTGTTGTTGAGCAACAATTTAAAGGCACTACAATCGTGCGCATTGGTGGTCATACGCTCAAGATCATTCCTCGCGAGTTGGATCACGGATTGTTTGCGGAAAACCACTTGACCGATAAACCGCTGCAGGAAGGTGATCAATTTCACCAAGTTGTGGTGCGGCGTCGGGGATATGTGCTTGAATCTCACCTTTTGCCTCCGGGAGAGGACTATACCTGTCGTCATGGAGAAAAGTCCCACCTTCTGAAGCGACCTGAGGCCTATACCTGGACCACGACAGAACTAGGAGATGTGGTCGTACAGCAGAGGCTTGTATCGACAAAGGTAGTTAACAATTCGAATATTGAGAAAGCTAGGGACCTTTGGGATCCGAGTTTACGAACGCCACTAATGGTTGCCGCTGCGTTCTTGATTCTCCTGGTTGCCCTGATTTCATTGGCTCCGGAGAAACCATCAGAGGAAATGGTGGCCCTTAAGCCGGATCAGAATAAATACACGCGCATGATCTTTGACGCCAAGGCGGTTAAAAAGAAGCGGGCCCAGGCTACCAAACTCACCAAGACCATCGTCGGTCAATCTAAGTCCATTGGCTCCCAGGCCGCAAAAGTGCCGGTGGCGCCAACACAGAAATCCGCAAAAAATCAAGCGAAGTCAGGACAGAGAGTGGTCACGAAGATTAAAGCCGCCGGACTGTCTCGATTGATTGGCAAAATCTCAAAGCGGGCGGCCAAGACATCGCATTTGATTCAGGCGACTGGCCGAACACCAGACAGCGCGCCAACCGGACCGGCAACAAGTGTTCCTTCGACAAAAGCCATGAAAGCCGGGGTTGGTGGATCAGGAAAGGCCTTCAAAGTTACAGGCGTTGCCACTGCAGGCAAGGGTGGTGGTAAGTCCGATTATCGCGGAGCCGGTGGTCTGAGTATTGGCAATGTGGGAAATGCCTCGGTCGGTCTTCTTGAGGAAGAGTCAGAGGTTGAGGGCGGACTGGACAAAGAAGTTATTGCCAATATCATTCGATCCCAATTGGGTCAGATTCGCTATTGCTACGAAAGACAGTTAAGTGCCAGCCCGGAATTGTACGGGAAGGTGCAGGTGAAATTTACGATTGGTGCGGGAGGAACAGTCACCGCACAAAAAATTGGATCAACAACACTTAGCAACGCCATGGTTGAGGGATGTATTTTGAGGCGTGTGTCTGCGTGGCAGTTTCCAAGACCGAAAGGTGGGACAACTGTCATGGTGACTTACCCGTTTCTATTTAAGGCGACAAACTAG